The proteins below come from a single Hyphomicrobium denitrificans ATCC 51888 genomic window:
- a CDS encoding recombinase family protein, with translation MSKTVFYARVSTRDQNLALQVDAAKELGIKTENIFIEKASGTRHDRPELAKAIATLEPSDTLACYKLDRIGRSLAHLSKLLDDLNARGIKFKTVSDGLDTSGSTGRLVLHMLAAVEQFERDLIVERTRAGLAAAKKSGKKFRSTGEMDTRHGREG, from the coding sequence ATGTCAAAAACCGTGTTCTACGCTCGCGTTTCGACCCGAGACCAAAATCTCGCGCTGCAAGTCGACGCCGCGAAGGAACTCGGTATCAAAACGGAGAACATCTTTATCGAAAAGGCATCAGGCACGCGCCACGACCGGCCGGAGCTGGCAAAGGCAATCGCCACGCTAGAGCCGAGCGACACGCTCGCCTGTTACAAGCTTGACCGCATCGGTCGCAGCCTCGCGCATCTCTCAAAGTTGCTCGACGACCTCAACGCCCGCGGTATCAAATTCAAGACTGTATCCGATGGGCTCGACACTTCCGGCTCGACCGGACGCTTAGTTCTGCACATGTTGGCGGCGGTGGAGCAGTTCGAGCGCGATCTCATTGTCGAACGCACGCGTGCCGGCCTCGCAGCCGCGAAGAAGAGCGGTAAAAAATTTCGGAGCACCGGTGAAATGGACACCAGGCATGGCCGCGAAGGCTAA
- a CDS encoding Eco57I restriction-modification methylase domain-containing protein: MPEFLEDLSRRPLAQTASGLVPYGVFIGPGQLGLEVAVYMSPTKPNSATLLKAWKERRDGRSAPVLTVALRGGRAWLCGPSGESLPVYADKDAATIERLCAAALKQPDRHAALLFLGQALPSLDTVAPGLRNEGLFALHELTTDAPTHPDWQGHIRRARTILQDGAEGRELLRRLGYSVEKLDNVTHVLKGADRRLALAILLDRSEVPEAGSQKFGNLSPVSYALTKADQENLDWVLVTQGDRLRLYPTKGGVGVGRRGRSETYIEVQTTLLADEQLAFLPLLFAADALKPGGSVARLLDNSKRFAANLATRLRDRIYNDVMPLLAQGVAAARGLKKPTADDLDLTYRMALTVLFRLLFVAYAEDRDLLPYRHSEAYRRRSLKQKALELAEHAHAVTPISAGTSHWTEVARIWNAVSVSDVELSVPAYNGGLFTKDPAISPAGAELAKIALPNEIFEPALKALLLSDVGEGLQPVDFRSLGVREFGTIYEGLLESELSVADQHLDLDRNGSYIPSKGRQTPIVRKGEIYLHDMSGARKASGSYFTKSFAVEHLLDRALVPALDDHLARVLAMDDADAAEAFFDFRVADIAMGSGHFLVAAVDRIEKSFTGYLAKPGAPGTAGIRNELGRLKEAAKAQLGELADQMTFEDSQLLRRLIARRCIYGVDLNPLSVELARLAIWIHTFVPGLPLSVLDHNLVNGNALVGVGTVAEIREAFKAASTALFPVDADNLLGRAAQHLRRLANISDATMADVSHARDAIEEAKVAVADTKALCDIIAAQRLDPTIRYQFENWETDRDRIQKHPARFAALTALEGLKTFHFPIAFPEVFLRKRSGFDVLLGNPPWQEATIEDHAFWARHFPGLRGLSQAELERERVALRTARPDLAAQLDGEVKAMAKVRKALTSGAFPGMGTGDPDFYKAFMWRFWNLSIEEGGAIGIVLPRSATFASGSAAFRTALFAAATATDLTLLVNKGEWVFEQVHEQYAFALLAILRGVERANLLLRGPYASLAAFDAGQRTSGAEFAASEILEWNDTASLPLLPAELSLNVFTQLRRSPRLDARFEGSWRARPDRELDATNQKDLMIFADERPTEVLPIFKGGSFNLWAPDGGSATYYAWAEPDIVGPWLYRKRLRSGGSTRDSVHAEFPLPYRQDRSTQAYLSPRIAFRDATNRLNVRTLISCLVPPNVFLTNKAPYLLWPSGDQKDEAYLLGILSSYSLDWYARRFVERNVNYFLFNPLPIPRPAREDPLWQRAVALAGRLAAPDERFAEWAKKVGVEWGPLPPKDKQSMIDELDAVVAHLYGLTEDQLRHIFETFHEGWAWQERFAAVQVYFQHWIDR; this comes from the coding sequence ATGCCGGAATTTCTCGAAGACTTGAGCCGTAGGCCTCTCGCTCAAACTGCGAGCGGCCTCGTCCCCTATGGCGTATTCATCGGCCCCGGCCAGTTGGGTCTTGAGGTAGCGGTCTATATGTCCCCCACCAAGCCGAATAGCGCGACATTGCTCAAGGCCTGGAAAGAACGTCGCGATGGTCGCTCGGCGCCGGTGCTCACGGTGGCGTTGCGCGGTGGGCGCGCTTGGCTGTGCGGGCCGTCCGGTGAAAGCCTGCCGGTCTACGCTGACAAAGATGCAGCAACCATCGAGCGCCTCTGTGCCGCGGCGCTGAAGCAGCCCGATCGGCACGCGGCATTGCTCTTCCTAGGTCAGGCCCTGCCGTCGCTGGACACAGTGGCACCGGGGCTCCGCAATGAGGGGCTCTTTGCGCTCCACGAGCTGACCACAGATGCTCCGACGCACCCCGATTGGCAGGGGCACATCAGACGCGCGCGTACGATCTTGCAGGATGGCGCGGAAGGTCGGGAGCTATTGCGGCGGCTCGGCTACTCGGTCGAAAAACTCGATAACGTGACGCACGTCCTGAAGGGCGCGGATCGGCGCCTGGCCTTAGCGATCTTGCTGGATCGATCGGAAGTGCCCGAGGCGGGTTCGCAGAAGTTCGGCAATCTCTCACCGGTTTCCTATGCCTTGACCAAAGCCGATCAGGAGAATCTCGATTGGGTGCTGGTAACACAAGGGGATCGCCTGCGGCTCTATCCGACCAAGGGCGGTGTCGGTGTCGGGCGTCGAGGCCGATCCGAAACCTATATCGAAGTTCAGACCACGTTGCTTGCCGACGAACAGCTTGCCTTCCTGCCTCTGCTGTTCGCGGCCGATGCGCTTAAACCCGGTGGATCGGTTGCACGCCTTCTCGACAACTCAAAGCGCTTTGCCGCGAACTTGGCCACACGACTGCGCGATCGAATCTACAATGATGTGATGCCACTGCTTGCTCAGGGCGTCGCGGCGGCCCGGGGGCTTAAGAAGCCAACGGCTGACGACCTTGACCTTACATACCGGATGGCACTCACCGTGCTGTTTCGGCTCCTTTTCGTGGCCTATGCCGAAGACAGGGACTTGCTTCCTTATCGGCACAGCGAAGCTTATCGGCGCCGGTCGCTGAAACAGAAGGCTCTGGAACTCGCCGAACACGCGCATGCGGTGACACCCATTTCGGCGGGCACCAGTCATTGGACTGAAGTAGCTCGCATCTGGAATGCGGTTTCGGTCAGTGACGTTGAGCTTTCCGTGCCCGCCTACAATGGCGGACTGTTCACCAAAGACCCAGCCATTTCGCCAGCTGGGGCCGAACTCGCCAAGATCGCTCTGCCCAATGAAATCTTCGAGCCGGCGCTGAAAGCGCTGCTGCTCAGCGACGTTGGCGAAGGCCTGCAACCCGTTGATTTTCGATCCTTGGGGGTGCGGGAGTTCGGCACGATCTACGAAGGACTGCTCGAATCAGAATTGTCGGTTGCCGATCAACATCTCGATCTCGACCGGAATGGTTCGTATATTCCCTCGAAGGGTAGGCAAACGCCTATCGTCCGCAAAGGCGAAATCTACCTCCATGACATGTCGGGCGCGCGCAAGGCATCGGGCAGTTATTTTACCAAGAGCTTTGCAGTCGAACACTTGCTGGATCGTGCGCTGGTTCCGGCGCTGGATGATCACCTGGCGCGTGTTCTCGCCATGGACGACGCAGACGCGGCGGAAGCATTTTTCGATTTCCGCGTTGCCGATATCGCGATGGGGTCGGGCCACTTCCTCGTCGCGGCAGTAGACCGCATCGAAAAGTCTTTCACCGGTTATCTAGCAAAGCCAGGAGCGCCGGGTACGGCCGGAATCCGCAACGAATTGGGTCGGCTAAAAGAAGCCGCAAAGGCTCAACTAGGCGAGCTTGCCGATCAGATGACCTTTGAGGATAGTCAACTCCTGCGAAGGTTGATTGCTCGGCGATGCATCTATGGCGTGGACCTCAATCCTTTGTCTGTCGAACTCGCCCGACTTGCCATTTGGATACACACGTTTGTGCCGGGTCTGCCACTCAGCGTGCTTGACCATAACCTCGTCAATGGCAATGCGCTGGTTGGGGTTGGGACGGTTGCGGAAATCCGCGAGGCCTTTAAGGCGGCCAGCACGGCGCTATTTCCCGTTGATGCCGACAACCTGTTGGGCCGTGCTGCGCAGCATTTGCGGCGACTTGCCAACATCTCTGACGCTACAATGGCCGATGTTTCGCACGCACGCGACGCTATTGAAGAAGCCAAGGTCGCGGTTGCGGACACTAAGGCGCTTTGCGACATCATTGCTGCGCAGCGCCTCGACCCAACCATTCGCTATCAGTTCGAGAATTGGGAAACGGATCGGGACCGCATACAGAAACACCCGGCGCGCTTTGCCGCTCTTACAGCGCTGGAAGGGCTAAAGACTTTCCATTTCCCCATTGCCTTTCCGGAAGTGTTTTTGCGCAAACGCAGCGGCTTCGACGTGCTGTTGGGGAATCCACCGTGGCAGGAAGCCACCATCGAGGATCACGCCTTCTGGGCTCGGCATTTTCCTGGGTTGCGAGGCCTGTCGCAAGCCGAACTCGAACGCGAACGCGTAGCGTTGCGCACCGCCCGACCTGATCTGGCGGCACAACTCGACGGCGAAGTCAAAGCGATGGCGAAAGTGCGAAAGGCACTGACGTCCGGTGCCTTCCCCGGGATGGGGACCGGCGATCCAGACTTTTATAAAGCCTTCATGTGGCGATTCTGGAATTTGTCGATCGAGGAGGGCGGCGCGATAGGCATTGTCCTTCCTCGCAGCGCAACATTTGCATCGGGTTCCGCAGCTTTTCGTACGGCACTTTTCGCGGCAGCAACCGCAACGGACTTGACGCTACTAGTCAACAAGGGCGAGTGGGTTTTTGAGCAGGTCCACGAACAGTACGCCTTCGCCTTGCTCGCGATCCTTCGAGGCGTAGAGCGAGCAAATTTATTGCTTCGAGGCCCATACGCCAGTTTGGCGGCCTTTGACGCAGGGCAAAGAACTTCAGGAGCCGAATTTGCAGCGTCAGAGATTTTGGAATGGAACGATACAGCGTCATTGCCTCTGCTTCCCGCCGAGTTATCCCTCAACGTTTTTACCCAGCTTAGGCGCTCGCCCAGATTGGATGCGCGATTCGAAGGAAGCTGGCGGGCACGGCCAGACAGAGAGCTTGATGCAACCAATCAGAAGGACCTGATGATCTTCGCAGATGAACGTCCGACTGAAGTGCTACCGATCTTCAAAGGCGGATCGTTCAATCTTTGGGCGCCAGACGGAGGATCAGCAACCTACTATGCGTGGGCGGAACCGGACATCGTGGGGCCGTGGCTATATCGCAAGCGATTGCGATCAGGAGGCAGCACCAGGGATAGCGTTCACGCCGAGTTTCCTCTGCCATACAGGCAGGATCGCTCAACTCAAGCCTATTTGTCGCCTCGTATTGCGTTTCGGGATGCAACCAACCGGCTAAACGTTCGCACCCTCATATCTTGCTTGGTTCCACCAAATGTCTTCCTCACCAATAAGGCTCCATATTTGCTATGGCCGTCTGGCGACCAAAAGGACGAGGCATATCTACTCGGAATTCTATCGTCTTACTCGCTCGATTGGTACGCGAGACGATTTGTTGAACGAAACGTAAACTACTTCCTTTTCAATCCGCTTCCCATCCCACGTCCTGCTCGTGAAGACCCACTCTGGCAACGCGCAGTCGCGCTCGCTGGCCGACTCGCCGCGCCTGATGAACGATTTGCCGAATGGGCCAAAAAGGTCGGAGTCGAGTGGGGGCCACTTCCGCCGAAGGACAAACAATCAATGATCGACGAACTCGACGCTGTGGTTGCTCACCTCTATGGCCTCACCGAAGACCAGCTCCGCCACATTTTCGAGACCTTCCACGAAGGCTGGGCGTGGCAAGAACGCTTTGCCGCCGTACAGGTTTACTTTCAACATTGGATCGATCGTTGA
- a CDS encoding porin has protein sequence MRLSVIVSAIALGGLAASANAADLGGANTYGAYSSPSSPAPLIANFFDGAAPGSMTVAGITVYGAVDYSAVYNSHGATPTSTLYQGSLYQISKISGGPQFNATNNAMSQSFVGVKANEKLSDLFGIDSLTGWSFISDAQIGFDPAWGDIADVCRTLRMNNGLGAFPLEQTANLDGSRCGQIFNGVLYGGIKNNDLGQLTYGRHNSLLNDALGAYDPEAGSYAFSLFAFSGTVGGGGGATEDARWNNSIRYANTIGIFRVAGMYRFEGMEQGGDAYSGNIGVDLPGALKGLSIDGVYAHFNNAIAASNLSAGDCAALATSIAACQRLDVLSATVSDNDVWSIMAKYNLGHFGFDNVTAMGGYEHINFSNPDGQLNSLTTIGDYQLFAGDVNYNKYLTDKQLDLFWFGGKWAITPKLSAAAAWYHYDQNTFVTNSGTSTTASHCNDKLGTAASGNCAGSFDWVSASLDYQWTKRLDVYAGVSYSQADDGLASGFTYTNTWNPAFGARFRF, from the coding sequence GTGAGGCTTTCAGTCATTGTCAGTGCGATAGCGCTTGGTGGTTTAGCGGCTTCGGCAAATGCCGCAGACCTCGGTGGGGCCAATACGTACGGCGCGTATAGTTCACCCAGTTCGCCGGCCCCTCTCATTGCGAACTTCTTCGATGGGGCAGCGCCTGGCTCTATGACGGTCGCAGGCATAACCGTCTACGGCGCGGTCGACTACAGTGCCGTTTACAATTCTCACGGTGCGACTCCAACTAGCACCCTCTATCAGGGCTCGCTTTACCAAATCTCAAAGATCAGCGGGGGGCCGCAATTCAACGCTACCAATAACGCGATGAGCCAATCGTTCGTTGGGGTGAAGGCGAACGAAAAGCTTTCTGACCTTTTTGGTATAGACTCGCTGACTGGCTGGTCGTTCATCTCCGATGCTCAAATCGGCTTCGATCCGGCCTGGGGGGATATTGCCGACGTCTGCAGAACGCTACGTATGAACAACGGCCTCGGCGCCTTTCCCCTCGAGCAGACCGCAAATCTCGATGGCAGCCGTTGTGGCCAGATCTTCAACGGAGTGCTTTACGGCGGTATTAAAAACAACGACCTCGGCCAGCTGACGTACGGTCGCCACAACTCCCTCTTGAACGACGCGCTCGGTGCTTATGACCCGGAGGCCGGTTCGTATGCATTCTCGCTGTTCGCTTTCTCGGGAACCGTCGGCGGCGGCGGTGGCGCCACCGAGGATGCACGTTGGAACAACTCAATCCGTTATGCAAATACCATCGGCATTTTCCGAGTCGCCGGCATGTACCGGTTCGAAGGGATGGAACAGGGCGGTGACGCTTATTCGGGAAATATTGGTGTCGATCTCCCTGGTGCCCTCAAGGGCCTGTCGATCGACGGGGTCTATGCCCACTTCAATAATGCCATCGCGGCCAGCAACCTGTCGGCTGGCGACTGTGCTGCGCTTGCGACCAGTATTGCGGCCTGTCAGCGCCTCGATGTCTTAAGCGCCACTGTATCGGATAACGACGTCTGGTCGATCATGGCCAAGTATAATCTCGGCCATTTCGGTTTCGACAACGTCACCGCCATGGGTGGTTACGAGCACATCAATTTTTCTAATCCGGACGGTCAGCTCAATAGCCTGACCACCATCGGCGATTATCAATTGTTCGCGGGCGACGTGAATTACAACAAGTATCTCACTGACAAGCAGCTCGATCTGTTTTGGTTCGGCGGCAAGTGGGCGATCACGCCGAAGCTGAGCGCCGCGGCAGCCTGGTATCACTACGATCAGAACACGTTCGTTACGAATTCCGGAACGAGCACCACTGCCTCACACTGCAACGACAAGTTAGGGACGGCAGCAAGCGGCAACTGCGCCGGTTCGTTCGATTGGGTCAGCGCCTCGCTGGACTATCAATGGACAAAGCGCCTCGACGTCTACGCCGGCGTGTCGTATTCGCAAGCCGATGACGGCCTGGCCAGCGGCTTCACTTACACCAACACTTGGAACCCTGCCTTTGGCGCTCGCTTCCGCTTCTAG
- a CDS encoding ATP-binding protein, with product MARMQAIPIWLIGSAYVVAYVALGWLSIVSSTPSFGIVPWSPETGLTFAVFLIFRRQFWLYLVLAVAASNLILHSNLPLSVQLLSPVIVGGGYAAALNWIQQSRWQFDIKLASLRDILALEAIAIVSAALVASASVMLLSISGVLTPAEIPYNIFRYAIGDLIGISIITPFLLILANTGGAPRPTLEAGMQGLAILAALGLAFGFSSLPHFRLFNVMFFPIIWIALRHGLKGATYGLLATEVGLIIALLISGPQLAGVTTYQSLMLILAFTGLAIGGLVTDRRRFEQELRLNQESVSQIFRLGSASEVTTAIAHEINQPLTAISSYARLVQEYLTKGEGNRAIAIEAASKMASQVDRTAAVVRNLRDFIRLGRRQIGEQNPHLLIREALDLLEPNLQRTGASVKVAIPRDIRNAAVDRLQIEQVLMNIMSNAVDAMSDNDPSKERLINVSASNIDGNRIEIRIQDSGPGFPTGFDLRKGGIRSSSKKDGLGVGLSLSRTIVEGHGGELLLENDGKGALVRIRLNSFPREMVQ from the coding sequence ATGGCCCGTATGCAAGCTATTCCGATATGGCTGATCGGCTCCGCCTACGTTGTCGCCTACGTCGCGCTTGGCTGGTTGAGCATCGTCTCTTCAACACCGTCGTTCGGCATCGTGCCTTGGAGCCCGGAAACGGGCCTGACTTTCGCGGTTTTCCTCATATTTAGACGCCAATTCTGGCTGTATCTCGTGCTCGCGGTCGCCGCGTCGAATCTAATACTGCACAGCAACCTTCCGCTTTCCGTCCAGTTGCTGTCGCCCGTCATCGTCGGCGGTGGATATGCCGCGGCGCTCAACTGGATCCAGCAGTCGCGGTGGCAATTCGACATCAAGCTTGCGTCGCTGCGGGACATTCTTGCGCTTGAGGCAATCGCCATCGTCAGCGCTGCACTCGTCGCATCCGCCTCCGTGATGCTCCTTTCCATCTCGGGTGTTCTGACCCCCGCCGAGATTCCTTACAATATTTTCAGGTATGCGATCGGCGACCTGATCGGCATATCGATCATCACGCCGTTTCTTCTGATTCTCGCAAATACGGGCGGCGCTCCAAGACCGACCCTCGAAGCGGGCATGCAGGGTCTCGCGATTTTGGCGGCTCTTGGTTTGGCGTTTGGGTTTTCGAGCCTTCCCCACTTCCGCCTATTCAATGTGATGTTCTTTCCCATCATCTGGATCGCGCTCAGACATGGCCTGAAGGGCGCGACTTACGGGCTTCTTGCGACTGAGGTGGGCCTCATCATCGCGCTGCTCATTTCAGGCCCGCAACTCGCAGGTGTGACGACCTATCAGTCCTTGATGCTCATACTTGCATTCACAGGTCTCGCCATCGGCGGCCTCGTAACGGACCGGCGCCGCTTCGAACAGGAGTTGCGGCTCAATCAGGAATCGGTCTCCCAAATTTTCCGGTTGGGGAGCGCCAGCGAAGTCACAACTGCCATCGCGCATGAGATCAATCAGCCGTTGACCGCTATTTCAAGCTACGCGCGTCTGGTTCAGGAATATCTGACAAAAGGCGAAGGCAACCGCGCGATCGCGATCGAAGCGGCATCAAAGATGGCAAGCCAAGTCGACCGAACGGCGGCGGTGGTTCGAAATCTTCGCGATTTTATAAGGCTCGGCCGCAGGCAGATCGGCGAGCAGAACCCGCATCTGCTCATTCGGGAAGCGCTTGATCTTTTGGAGCCCAATCTCCAACGCACGGGCGCGTCCGTAAAGGTCGCAATTCCCCGCGACATACGTAATGCCGCAGTCGATCGCCTCCAGATCGAGCAGGTCCTGATGAACATCATGTCGAACGCAGTCGATGCGATGAGCGACAACGATCCATCGAAAGAGAGATTGATCAACGTCAGTGCCAGTAATATCGACGGCAACCGTATCGAAATTCGAATTCAGGACAGCGGGCCTGGATTTCCAACGGGCTTTGATCTTCGAAAAGGCGGCATCCGCTCTTCGAGCAAAAAGGACGGCTTAGGGGTGGGCCTCTCGCTCAGCCGAACGATCGTCGAAGGACATGGTGGCGAGCTTCTTCTGGAAAACGACGGTAAAGGCGCCCTCGTTCGTATTCGGTTGAATTCATTTCCAAGGGAGATGGTGCAGTGA
- a CDS encoding response regulator transcription factor yields the protein MTLASAIAIIDDDEPVRDSLSLMLSNRGYGVYAFSSAEKFLSALQGEQLPSCVVCDIRMPGMTGLELQKELAKKWPMVPLVLITGHGDVAMAVSALKAGAHDFIEKPFSPDRLIESISSAIGEAESQRNQDQEKMRLAARINELSDRQRQVMDLAVKGHSNKEIALALKISPRTVETYRAWVMERTGARNIADLVRIAVRLEEIKANRDHPHGGTRDY from the coding sequence GTGACCTTAGCCTCGGCAATCGCAATCATAGATGACGACGAGCCGGTTCGAGATTCCTTGTCTCTAATGCTCAGCAATCGCGGATACGGCGTTTATGCATTTTCCTCTGCCGAGAAATTTCTTTCTGCATTACAGGGCGAACAGCTCCCGTCGTGCGTCGTTTGCGACATCCGTATGCCGGGCATGACGGGTTTGGAGCTGCAGAAAGAGCTCGCCAAGAAATGGCCGATGGTCCCCCTTGTCCTGATTACGGGCCATGGCGACGTTGCCATGGCTGTTTCCGCCCTTAAGGCCGGCGCACACGATTTCATCGAAAAGCCTTTCTCCCCTGATCGTTTGATCGAGAGCATTTCTTCGGCAATCGGAGAAGCAGAAAGTCAGCGCAATCAAGATCAGGAGAAGATGCGTCTCGCGGCACGCATCAACGAGCTTTCGGATCGCCAGCGGCAAGTCATGGATTTGGCTGTCAAGGGACACTCGAACAAGGAAATTGCGCTTGCGCTCAAAATCAGTCCGCGCACCGTCGAAACGTATCGGGCCTGGGTGATGGAACGGACGGGAGCTCGCAATATCGCCGATCTCGTTAGGATCGCGGTGCGCCTGGAGGAGATCAAAGCAAACCGGGATCACCCTCATGGCGGCACCAGGGACTATTAA